CACATTGACATCGTACCCTGCTAATGCTTCTTCGATTTTAGCAAGCTTTTCCGGATTTCTGGCAATGATGCCGAGATGCACGCCTTCTTTTGCAAATTGATGGGCGGTTGCTTTGCCTATTCCGCTGCTTCCACCTGTGATATAAGCAACTTTATCACGTATATTTTGACCCATTTTCCAATCACCTTCCTTATCGCTTTTCATTTTATTATAGATGAGAACGTTTAAAACAACAAAAAGGATGCTTTTACATCTTAAAAATAGTATGAAATCTATCGCAAATGGAAACCCTAAAAGTATGATTGTAATTTGGAGGGAAGCAGTATGAAGCGACGAAGCTTATTAATGATTGGATTACTGATTGTTTCAATGTTTTTTAACTACAGCACTGTTTTAGCAAATGAGGAGAATCCAGAAAATCAAGGGTTGGCAGAAGATGCATTATCAGGTGTTTTAATCGAACAGAATACGGGGAAAATACTGTTTGACAAAGACGCACACGAACAATTACCACCTGCCAGTATGACAAAAATAATGACCTTGCTGCTTATTATGGAAGCATTAGAAGCAGAAAAAATTACGAAAGAGGATATGGTGGTTGTAAGTGAATATGCTGCTTCCATGGGGGGATCCCAAGTTTTTCTTGAAGCAGGAGAAGAAATGTCTGTCAATGATTTAATCAAAGGAATCGCTATTGCTTCTGGAAATGATGCCAGTGTTGCAATGGCTGAAATGATTGCGGGAACCGAAGAGGAATTTGTTAAAGAAATGAACAAACGAGCAGAAGAACTCGACCTGGAAAACACGCATTTCGCAAATACCACTGGTCTTCCAGCAACAGACCATTACAGCAGCGCCTATGATATGGCTGTGATGACAAGAGAATTATTAAAATATGAAGATATTACAAACTATACCTCCATCTATGAAGACTACTTGCGGCAGGGAGAAGAAGACGAATTTTGGCTTGTCAATACGAATAAACTGATTCGTTCGTATACTGGTGCAGATGGCATGAAAACAGGCTATACCAATGAAGCGAAGTATTGTTTAACTGCTACTGCAAAAAGAAATGATATGCGCCTTGTTGCCGTTGTTATGGGGGCTGAAACACCGAAAGAACGAAATAAGATGGTGTCTGGATTACTTGATTATGGTTTCCAAAGCTATCAGACAAAACAGCTTTTTGCAAAAGAAGAAACAGTTATGGAGCTGGATAAAATAAAAGCCAAACCGCATTCTTTTGATATTGTAACCGAACAGGCTGTTCACAGCTTGTATAAAAAAGGACAGGAAGAGCCTGCTGTTACCACAGATGTTTCCATACAAGAGGATTGGGAATTTCCGATTAAAAAAGGAACGGTGGTTGGTGAACTGACGGTCAAAGAAAATAATGAACCTGTTCATTCAACGCCACTGGTTGTAAAAGAGGATATCACGGAAGCATCTGTACTGGAATTATCAAAAAGAAGCCTGCAAAAAATGGTGAAATCAGGAGATTAATACGTATTTCCACTTCTTTTGTCGACTAGCAGGAAATAGGCATCTGCATAGAGAATAAATATATGCAAAGGCAACTATTTCACAACAAAGAGGAGGAACATAGCGCATGAGTTTACAGACTGAATTCGAAGTAAGAGACGATGTGCTGATTGTACGTATGGAAGGAGAATTAGACCATCATGAGGCAGAAGGTTTAAGGGATGCGTGGAAGGATTGGATTTACATGCATTCCATTAAACATATCATCCTGAATTTACAAGGAATAAGCTTCATGGACAGCTCTGGATTAGGAGTTGTACTGGGGCGTTATAAAGAAGTAGTACAATTAGGGGGAGAGATGGTTCTTTGTTCTGTAGCTCCTTCCCTGCATCGTCTTTTTGATATGTCAGGCTTTTTTAAGATTATCCGCTTAGAAGAAAATGAAGAACGCGCACTTCAAGGGTTGGGGGTGACATCATGAAAAATGAAATGTCTTTTTCTTTTTCAAGCATCAGCGAAAATGAAGCATTTGCCAGAGTGGCTGTTGCATCTTTTATCACACAGCTGGATCCGACGATGGAAGAGTTAACAGAAATAAAAACGGTTGTCTCAGAAGCGGTGACCAATGCCATTATCCATGGTTATGGAAGCGAACCGCATCATAAAGTCTATATTGACTGTGTATTATATGATGGAGAGATAGAATTAACCATCCGCGATGAAGGACAAGGTATTATAAATATTGATGAAGCAAGGGAACCTTTATTCACATCAAAACCGGAAATGGAACGGTCCGGCATGGGTTTTACAATTATTGAAAATTTCATGGACGCCGTGGAAGTCATTTCTGCTCCTGAAAAAGGGACTTCCGTTTTTATGAAAAAGCAATTATCCAAATCAAAAAAGGTCTATAATTAGGACAGCTGTCGTGAATATTCATAAAACGGAGGAAAGAGAGCAGCTTTCCAATGAGCAGGTAAAGAAAATGATCCGGTTAAGCCAATCAGGGGACATTGAAGCGAGAGAAGAACTTATTCGCCGAAATGTCCGGCTTGTCTGGTCTGTCGTTCAACGATTTGTCAACCGGGGGTATGACCCGGATGACTTATTTCAAATTGGAAGCATCGGGCTGATCAAAGCCGTAGATAAATTTGATTTGTCCTATAATGTGCGTTTTTCTACCTATGCCGTTCCCATGATTATTGGTGAAATACAACGTTTTATTCGAGATGATGGCAGTGTAAAGGTCAGCAGATCTTTAAAAGAAATGGGAAATAAAATTCGCCGTAAACGGGAAGAAATGGCGAAAGATTTAGGACGTTCCCCGTCTGTGAATGAACTGGCAGAAGCGTTGGAGCTGGAACCAGAAGAAATTGTGCATGCACAGGAGGCTGCCAAATCGCCTCAATCCATTCACGAAACAGTCTATGAAAGTGATGGAGATTCCATTACTTTGTTGGATCAAATTGCTGAACAGGATTCCCGGTGGTTTGAAAAGCTATCTATTCAAGAAGCTGTTCGCTCTCTGACTGAAAGGGAACGATTGATTATTTACTTACGCTATTATAAAGATCAAACGCAGACAGAAGTAGCGGAAAGGCTTGGTATTTCCCAGGTACAGGTCTCCAGGCTGGAGAAAAAGATCCTAGAGGATATGAAAAAAAATATGGATGCCGGATAGAATGCGAGCTTATTTGTGTATATAACACAGATAAGCTTTTTTCGTATTCGTGCATTCCATTCACTGTAAGACATCTTCATTCATAAAGCCGTACTTTATATTTAAGGCTTATAATTTGTTCACTTTTAACAAATACTATCTGTTAAGGATATGAAGACAGGGGTGTATTAGCGATGGCAGAGCTTGTTTATATTAGAATGCGGAAAAAAGTAATTCTCGAAGCGTGGCAAGAGCTCAAATTGAAAGATATTGCTTATATATCTACACATTCAAACAAGAAGGAATTACTGGAAAATACATCAATATACCGCTTATCAAAAAAAGATAAAAATATATTAGTAATCGACAGTTTTTTGGTGATTGACCATCTTACAAAAGAATATTCCAATGTTGAATTTCAACTGCTCGGACCGGAGCAGACTTTAATACAAATTGAACCGCGTAAGAAACCGGCGCATCCACTCATTCTAACTTTTATCTGGTTACTTCTCTTTGTCGGATCGGCAATGACTATTATGAATTTTCATTATGACGTCAGTATGCAGCCCGTTCAGCAAAAACTGCATTTTATTTTGACCGGTGTGGAAAATGCGTATCCATTGTGGATTCAAATCCCTTACTCTTTAGGACTTGGAGTTGGAACGATTCTTTTTTTCAACCATTGGTTCAAAAAAAGATTTAATGAAGAACCGAGTCCATTAGAAGTTGAAATCTTTAACTACCAGCAGGACCTACAGCAGTATATTAATACGATGGAAAATGAATTGAATGATTCAGGAAATTCTTCTTAATGTCTTACAGGTTTTTATCGGTTTTAGTAGCGGTATTGCTGTTGGTGCAGGTTTTGTAGCATTTATTACGGTATTGGGAATTATTCCGAGGCTTATTCAATTAAGTAAGACAGAGAAGTATATCAAAGTCTACGGAGCTTCCGTAACGATTGGAATGCTGGCAGGGGCTTATTTTTCGTTTACCCCAGTTTCAACATCACAATCGGTCATAGCATTAATTTTGTGGGGAGCATTACATGGTATTTTTAATGGTATGCTTGCCGCCGCTTTGACAGAAGTATTAAATGTTTTTCCTATTCTCACCCGGAGAATCGGAATGAAAGATTACGTTATCCTATTTATGATGGCGTTAATGCTGGGCAAGGTATTTGGCTCGCTGTTTCAATGGATTTATTTTGTCCGTTAAAAAGCATCAATCATTCAAAAACTTTTCGGCTCGAAAACAATGACTCCGTTCGTCATCCGTTTTTAATATAAGCCAATAATCAGAAGGTGAACACATGCAGACAGATAAGAAAAAGAAAACATCTATTTCTCCTCATATTGAAGATACGCATGCATATATGAAAAAGAAGATAGGTTTAGATAAATCCTGGGATCTGGGATATAGGGAATTAGTTATTTTAGGTCACCGTATACAGCTTTATTATGTTACGGGGCTATGTGATACCTCTGTCATACAAGAGATTTTAAAAATATTGATTGAAATTAATGATAATGAATCGGAAAGTAAGAAAATCGGAGAAATTATTGAAAATAGACTGGTTCATCAGCAAGTAGAACATGTGGACACCATGGACGAAGCAGTTGATGAAGTTTTAAGCGGTCTAATTGCAGTATTTATTGACGGGAAAGATTATGCACAGATCATAGATGTGCGTAATTATCCGGGCAGAACGCCGGAAGAGCCGGATACAGAAAAAGTTATTCGTGGATCCAGAGATGGCTATACGGAAAATATTGTAGAAAATACGGCACTTACCAGAAGACGTCTGCGTGATGAAAATTTACGCAATGTCATGCTGAAAGTCGGGGAACGTTCTAAAACAGATGTCTGTCTCACTTATATTGAGGAAGTAGCTAATCCGGATTTAGTGACGTATTTAAAAGATCTGATTGAGAAAGTGGAAGTAGACGGTCTTTCGATGACGGATAAATCATTGGAAGAATTTTTACTCGTTAAAAAGTGGAATATTTATCCTTTGGTACGGTATACAGAAAGACCCGATGTGGCAACAAGCCATTTATTAGAAGGTCATGTGATTGTTTTTGTAGACACATCCCCAAGCGCTATTATCGTGCCGACAACGTATTTCCACCATATGCAGCATGCTGAGGAATTCCGGCAAGTACCTGCAATTGGAACTTGCATCCGGTTTATTCGGTTTTTGGCTGTGTTTGCGGCTTTATTTCTATTACCGACATGGTTGTTATTTGCAGTGGAACCATCATTGCTTCCGGATAAATTGAGTTTTATTGGTCCAAATGATGAAGGAAACGTACCGATTACTGTACAGATTATTATTGCAACCATTGGTATTGAATTTTTAAGAATGGCGGCGATACATACTCCGACCCCTTTATCAACAGCGATGGGGTTAATTGCAGCTGTGTTGATTGGAGAGATAGCCATTGAGGTCGGGTTATTTTCACCAGAGGTTATTTTGTATATTTCAACAGCTTCTATCGGAAATTATGTTACACCGAGTTATGAGTTAAGTGTCGCCAATAAGGTCGTGACCATTCTTCTGGTTCTTTCTGTCGGTTTTTTTGGCTTCCCCGGATATATGATCGGTATTACATTATATCTTTTATTCCTTATCCAAATCAGGTCTTTACGAACACCTTATATGTGGCCTTTGCTGCCATTTAATTTTAAAGCGATGACACATATCATATTTCGTATGCCGGTCCCGAACACCAAACACCGTCCGAGCATCGTACACCCGCGAAATAATTATCGCCGGCCTTAATATGAAGCTGTTTTCTTCCATCTAATTAGAGAATGGTATATCGGAATAAAACTGGTTGCAAAGCTTCCGTATCAAGCAATATGGAATGCTTTCATTTTTAAGCGGAAGATAGGCAGCCAGTATCCATCCGATTGACCCCGGAGCAAGTTAACAAAATGTCATGGAACAGAGACTGGGTTGTGGTTACGCGCCTTATCAAAACATTGTTACGTAAAAACCTCCCACTGAATGAAGTTTCGTTTTACGCTTTCATTATTAGCACTATTATGATAAAGTGTTTTTATTATTTGAGAATGATGGGGGAAATAGAATGATACTTGATGCACACCCCTTTAACGTAAATACAAAGGGACATTTAGAAATTGGTGGTGTGGATACCATCGAATTAGCAGAAAAATACGGAACACCTTTATATGTCTATGATGTGGAAATGATTCGCAATCATGCCAGAGCTTTTGTTCAAGCATTTCGTGATGCCGGGGTTACCGGAAGAGTCGCTTATGCCAGCAAGGCTTTTTCAACTATTGCCATGCTTCAGGTGGCAAAACAAGAAGGATTATGCTTGGATGTTATTTCGGAAGGTGAATTATATACTGCGCTCCAAGCAGACTTTCCAACGGAAAAAATCCATATGCATGGTAATAATAAAAACAAACAGGAAATCGCGATGGCAGTAAAACATGACATAGGCTGTATCGTGCTTGATAATTTTCATGATATTGAATTATTAGATCAGGAACTGTTCAAACAGAATAAAACAATGGACGTGCTGTTTCGTGTAACTCCGGGCGTGGAATCAAAGACGCATAGATATATAATGACCGGAAATGAAGATTCTAAATTCGGGTTTGATTTGCAAAACGGCCAAGCAGAAGCTGCTTTGAAAAAAGTATTGGGACATCCGAGAATGCATATCAAAGGACTACACTGTCACATTGGTTCACAAATATTTGAAACAAATGGTTTCCGCGCAGCAACAGACAGGCTCTTTGCTGTATTAGAAGAATGGAAACAAACCTATCAATTTGAATCGGACATTTTAAATTTAGGCGGAGGTTTCGGTATTCGATATACGGAAAATGATGAACCTCTTCCGCTCGGAGCGTACGTAAAAGATATGATTCAAGGTGTAGAAGATAATTGTCGAAAATATAATATGAAGTTTCCGGAAATTTGGATTGAGCCGGGGCGCTCTATTGTGGGTGACGCAGGAATTACTTTATATACAATCGGAGCAAACAAAAACATTCCTGGTGTCAGAGAATACTATTCTGTGGACGGCGGAATGACAGATAATATACGTCCAGCATTGTATCAGTCCCGATATGATGCGGTGGTTGCCAATCGGCCGGAAGCAGAGACGGTAAAAGAAGTTTCCATCGCCGGAAAGTGTTGTGAATCTGGGGATATGCTGATTTGGGACTTACCGGTACCCCGTATTGAAGATAAAGATATACTGGCTGTTTTCTCAACAGGGGCTTATAATTATTCGATGGCCAGCCACTATAATCGGTTGACAAAACCTGCCGTTGTTTTTATTGAAGATGGACAGGATCATCTTGTTGTTAAGAGGGAAATGTATCAGGATATTGTTAAAAATGACTTGTCTTATGACGAAATAAAGAGCTTTACTTGAGCTGAATAAGTGGTAAAATAAAGTATAATTGTTTTTAGAAGGAGATTTTGCCGAAATGAAAAAAGGTTATATTGAAATGGAAAACGGAAATAAAATTGAATTTGAATTATATCCAAATGAAGCGCCGGGAACAGTAGCTAACTTTGAAAAATTAGCGAATGAAGAATTCTATGATGGTTTGACTTTCCACCGTGTCATTCCTGGTTTTGTCAGCCAAGGAGGCTGTCCGGTCGGGAATGGTACAGGTTCTGCAGGGTATACAATCAAATGTGAAACAGAAGGAAATCCGCACAAGCATCAAGAAGGTTCTTTATCTATGGCACACGCAGGAAAAGATACAGGAAGCTGTCAATTTTTCGTGGTGCATGAACCACAGCCGCATTTAGACGGTGTTCATACTGTTTTTGGACAAGTAACATCCGGTATAGAACATGCAAAAGCAATGTCTAACGGGGATGTTATGAAAGAAATTCGGGTAGAAGGATAATCTTATTTTTATCACGATAGATACGTATGTAAAATGACAGGAAATGACGTTTTGTTCTATGTAGTAGAGACGAATCTGGAAGAAAGATAGCTAAAAAGGCTTTGATATGATTGTTTTGATAAAAGGAAACAAATACGTTCTGTGAATGATTTTGAAAGGCTTCCTTTATGTCTGTCATCATTAGTTTTACTTAAATTTTAAAATGGTGCTTTTCATTATATTGGAAATGCGTTATACTTTCAGAGTAAATACTGATTAAAATTTAAGAGGATTACCATACAAGAATTTAATGAGGGGTAATTATGTTAATTCGCTTTAAACGAAACTTAGAAAAAATTGCTATGGGATTATTATCATTTATGCCTGAGGGAAAAGATGTAAAAAAACTGCAGGAAACCATACGGGAGTATGAAGAAAATGACCAAATGCATTTACATTTGTGGAAAGAAGGCGATGATGTTCTCGGAGCAATAGGCGTACAAATCGTGAGTGACAATCAATTGGTTATTAACCACCTTACTGTGAATCCTTCCCATAGAGATCAAGGGATAGGGTCACGAATGATTGCAGAAATTCATCGTATTTATTCCAATAAATATGATATTATACCTTCTGAAAGTGTTAAAGCCTTTTATGAGAAAGCAAAGGATGATTATAAAAGCCAACCCTGATATGGGTTGGCTTTTCATTCGTTGCTATATCTATTTATCACAGTAGCACTGTTTGTAAGATTCCCACTTCAAGAATAGGGAAAACCTGAAAATTCGAAATGGGAGAGCAAACAGCTGGATAACAGGACAGCCCGATTGGTTCAACTGTCATTCAGCAAGGGGGCAACGCCCCGCTGAATGAAGTTTGATCTTATTTCAAATCGTTTTAGAACCAAGCTGCTCCTACGATTACTAATAAAATAAATAGTACAACGATTAGAGCAAATCCACCTGCATAACCACCAGAATAACCACTCATTTTATTTCCTCCTTTTTAGTTCAGTCCATAAATGTTTTGTGCTAACATTTATATTACGTTATAACTTATGTAAGATAAGCAAAGAGTGTATGGGCTCTTGCAAAATTTTTTGGGATAACCGGCACATTTTTTAATTAGTTGAGGGGAATGACAGCGATGATTCAAGGATATGAAGTGAAATTAGAAAAATTTGAAGGTCCGTTGGATTTGTTGCTTCATTTGATAAATCAATATGAAATCGACATTTATGATATTCCGGTGGCTCAAATTACACAACAGTATATGGATTATATTCATACCATGCAACACCTGGAATTAAACATCGCCAGCGAATACTTGGTGATGGCCTCTACATTGCTGGCAATCAAAAGCCAGATGCTTCTCCCCAAACAAGAATTGGAAGAAGAAGAGATGGATGATGAAGCATATATGGAGGATCCGCGTGAAGAACTGATGCACCGTCTAATTGAATACCGGAAATATAAAGAAGCTGCGGAAACACTCAAAGAAAAAGAAGCGAATGAGCAGCATGTGTATACACGCTCTCCTGTCGTGTTTGATTTCAAAGATGTACTGCCTGAAAATACAAATGCAGGAAATGCATCTATTTTCGATATGGTTGATGCGCTGAAAAAAATGATGCAGAGAAATCAATGGAAAGAGCCGCAAGATACGGTCATCCAGCGAATGGATATTCCGATAGAAAAACGGATGGAAGAAGTTCTGCAGCAAGTTAAGAACAGCAAAACCGGTGTTCCTTTCCATACACTGTTTCCAGATTCGACAAAGTCATATATCGTATCGACCTTCGTAGCTATTTTGGAATTAATGAAAAAAAGAGAAGTATATGCCATGCAAGAAAAGGCTTTTGAAGAATTATATGTTTATAACATGGAGGAGTCATCGTGGAATTAGATTATTTAAAAGGGGCTGCGGAAGGCCTGTTATTTGCCGGCGGAGACGAAGGGATAACAATCAATGAGCTTGGGAATATACTTGATATTTCCTTAGATGAAGTCCGTCAAATTGTGGAGGAGCTTCAGACAGATTATAAAGAGCAGCACCGCGGATTAATGATTCTAA
The nucleotide sequence above comes from Oceanobacillus timonensis. Encoded proteins:
- a CDS encoding peptidylprolyl isomerase; the protein is MKKGYIEMENGNKIEFELYPNEAPGTVANFEKLANEEFYDGLTFHRVIPGFVSQGGCPVGNGTGSAGYTIKCETEGNPHKHQEGSLSMAHAGKDTGSCQFFVVHEPQPHLDGVHTVFGQVTSGIEHAKAMSNGDVMKEIRVEG
- a CDS encoding stage V sporulation protein AA — translated: MAELVYIRMRKKVILEAWQELKLKDIAYISTHSNKKELLENTSIYRLSKKDKNILVIDSFLVIDHLTKEYSNVEFQLLGPEQTLIQIEPRKKPAHPLILTFIWLLLFVGSAMTIMNFHYDVSMQPVQQKLHFILTGVENAYPLWIQIPYSLGLGVGTILFFNHWFKKRFNEEPSPLEVEIFNYQQDLQQYINTMENELNDSGNSS
- a CDS encoding spore germination protein, with product MQTDKKKKTSISPHIEDTHAYMKKKIGLDKSWDLGYRELVILGHRIQLYYVTGLCDTSVIQEILKILIEINDNESESKKIGEIIENRLVHQQVEHVDTMDEAVDEVLSGLIAVFIDGKDYAQIIDVRNYPGRTPEEPDTEKVIRGSRDGYTENIVENTALTRRRLRDENLRNVMLKVGERSKTDVCLTYIEEVANPDLVTYLKDLIEKVEVDGLSMTDKSLEEFLLVKKWNIYPLVRYTERPDVATSHLLEGHVIVFVDTSPSAIIVPTTYFHHMQHAEEFRQVPAIGTCIRFIRFLAVFAALFLLPTWLLFAVEPSLLPDKLSFIGPNDEGNVPITVQIIIATIGIEFLRMAAIHTPTPLSTAMGLIAAVLIGEIAIEVGLFSPEVILYISTASIGNYVTPSYELSVANKVVTILLVLSVGFFGFPGYMIGITLYLLFLIQIRSLRTPYMWPLLPFNFKAMTHIIFRMPVPNTKHRPSIVHPRNNYRRP
- the spoIIAA gene encoding anti-sigma F factor antagonist, which encodes MSLQTEFEVRDDVLIVRMEGELDHHEAEGLRDAWKDWIYMHSIKHIILNLQGISFMDSSGLGVVLGRYKEVVQLGGEMVLCSVAPSLHRLFDMSGFFKIIRLEENEERALQGLGVTS
- a CDS encoding stage V sporulation protein AB, coding for MIQEILLNVLQVFIGFSSGIAVGAGFVAFITVLGIIPRLIQLSKTEKYIKVYGASVTIGMLAGAYFSFTPVSTSQSVIALILWGALHGIFNGMLAAALTEVLNVFPILTRRIGMKDYVILFMMALMLGKVFGSLFQWIYFVR
- the sigF gene encoding RNA polymerase sporulation sigma factor SigF, translating into MNIHKTEEREQLSNEQVKKMIRLSQSGDIEAREELIRRNVRLVWSVVQRFVNRGYDPDDLFQIGSIGLIKAVDKFDLSYNVRFSTYAVPMIIGEIQRFIRDDGSVKVSRSLKEMGNKIRRKREEMAKDLGRSPSVNELAEALELEPEEIVHAQEAAKSPQSIHETVYESDGDSITLLDQIAEQDSRWFEKLSIQEAVRSLTERERLIIYLRYYKDQTQTEVAERLGISQVQVSRLEKKILEDMKKNMDAG
- a CDS encoding YjcZ family sporulation protein, whose amino-acid sequence is MSGYSGGYAGGFALIVVLFILLVIVGAAWF
- the lysA gene encoding diaminopimelate decarboxylase, with translation MILDAHPFNVNTKGHLEIGGVDTIELAEKYGTPLYVYDVEMIRNHARAFVQAFRDAGVTGRVAYASKAFSTIAMLQVAKQEGLCLDVISEGELYTALQADFPTEKIHMHGNNKNKQEIAMAVKHDIGCIVLDNFHDIELLDQELFKQNKTMDVLFRVTPGVESKTHRYIMTGNEDSKFGFDLQNGQAEAALKKVLGHPRMHIKGLHCHIGSQIFETNGFRAATDRLFAVLEEWKQTYQFESDILNLGGGFGIRYTENDEPLPLGAYVKDMIQGVEDNCRKYNMKFPEIWIEPGRSIVGDAGITLYTIGANKNIPGVREYYSVDGGMTDNIRPALYQSRYDAVVANRPEAETVKEVSIAGKCCESGDMLIWDLPVPRIEDKDILAVFSTGAYNYSMASHYNRLTKPAVVFIEDGQDHLVVKREMYQDIVKNDLSYDEIKSFT
- a CDS encoding GNAT family N-acetyltransferase — encoded protein: MLIRFKRNLEKIAMGLLSFMPEGKDVKKLQETIREYEENDQMHLHLWKEGDDVLGAIGVQIVSDNQLVINHLTVNPSHRDQGIGSRMIAEIHRIYSNKYDIIPSESVKAFYEKAKDDYKSQP
- the spoIIAB gene encoding anti-sigma F factor, which encodes MKNEMSFSFSSISENEAFARVAVASFITQLDPTMEELTEIKTVVSEAVTNAIIHGYGSEPHHKVYIDCVLYDGEIELTIRDEGQGIINIDEAREPLFTSKPEMERSGMGFTIIENFMDAVEVISAPEKGTSVFMKKQLSKSKKVYN
- a CDS encoding segregation/condensation protein A; translated protein: MIQGYEVKLEKFEGPLDLLLHLINQYEIDIYDIPVAQITQQYMDYIHTMQHLELNIASEYLVMASTLLAIKSQMLLPKQELEEEEMDDEAYMEDPREELMHRLIEYRKYKEAAETLKEKEANEQHVYTRSPVVFDFKDVLPENTNAGNASIFDMVDALKKMMQRNQWKEPQDTVIQRMDIPIEKRMEEVLQQVKNSKTGVPFHTLFPDSTKSYIVSTFVAILELMKKREVYAMQEKAFEELYVYNMEESSWN
- a CDS encoding D-alanyl-D-alanine carboxypeptidase family protein, which produces MKRRSLLMIGLLIVSMFFNYSTVLANEENPENQGLAEDALSGVLIEQNTGKILFDKDAHEQLPPASMTKIMTLLLIMEALEAEKITKEDMVVVSEYAASMGGSQVFLEAGEEMSVNDLIKGIAIASGNDASVAMAEMIAGTEEEFVKEMNKRAEELDLENTHFANTTGLPATDHYSSAYDMAVMTRELLKYEDITNYTSIYEDYLRQGEEDEFWLVNTNKLIRSYTGADGMKTGYTNEAKYCLTATAKRNDMRLVAVVMGAETPKERNKMVSGLLDYGFQSYQTKQLFAKEETVMELDKIKAKPHSFDIVTEQAVHSLYKKGQEEPAVTTDVSIQEDWEFPIKKGTVVGELTVKENNEPVHSTPLVVKEDITEASVLELSKRSLQKMVKSGD